A part of Fundulus heteroclitus isolate FHET01 chromosome 23, MU-UCD_Fhet_4.1, whole genome shotgun sequence genomic DNA contains:
- the LOC105929179 gene encoding type-2 angiotensin II receptor yields MMAIPSGLFASNSTSAPSSASEVYGNVSSVPTAPLCPDWLPVPMTTVIPAIYSVICVLGTLGNALAVYVLACGNPLTRTVANTFMLNLCVSDLLFLLSLPFWASYYSRGYSWHFGQVACKICGALLHLNLYASIFFITCMSVDRYLAIVHPFLSQRSRDCERARIVCVLVWVLAFACSAPNLALRDLHHLKELNVTACVISYPDHNWLLTLNWMKVILGFLLPLLGISCCYGAIGRHLLAYRGPARLQNSPLRQEGCFRSEQTQTPSVCQNSCTARPTMAQGVERILWTVGAVVMAFFLCWFPFHCVTFLNILHEVGWLDSCWVTWTIRNLTPLTLCLGFSNSAINPVLYCFVGNHFRGRLGDLCKGLCACLKAHGEQHSGKRDSFSTRLSSFSRKLSDLKDLAIVDTSVSP; encoded by the coding sequence ATGATGGCGATCCCGAGTGGCCTCTTCGCTTCCAACTCCACATCCGCCCCCTCTTCAGCGTCAGAGGTCTATGGGAACGTCTCCTCGGTTCCTACGGCTCCCCTCTGCCCAGACTGGCTCCCTGTGCCCATGACGACAGTCATCCCCGCCATCTACAGCGTCATCTGTGTGCTGGGTACGCTGGGCAACGCCTTGGCGGTATACGTGTTGGCGTGTGGCAATCCCTTGACGAGAACGGTGGCCAACACCTTCATGCTGAACCTGTGCGTCTCCGACCTGCTGTTCCTGCTGTCTCTTCCCTTCTGGGCCAGCTACTACTCCCGGGGCTACAGCTGGCACTTTGGCCAAGTGGCTTGCAAAATCTGCGGCGCTCTCCTTCACCTCAACCTCTACGCATCCATCTTCTTCATCACGTGCATGAGCGTCGACCGCTACCTAGCCATCGTGCATCCCTTCCTCTCGCAGAGGTCGCGGGATTGCGAGCGTGCCCGGATCGTGTGCGTCCTCGTGTGGGTCCTGGCGTTCGCTTGCTCAGCCCCTAACTTGGCGTTAAGGGACCTTCACCATCTTAAAGAGCTCAACGTCACGGCTTGCGTGATTTCATACCCGGACCATAACTGGTTGCTGACCCTGAACTGGATGAAGGTCATTCTGGGGTTCCTGCTGCCACTGCTTGGCATCTCTTGTTGCTATGGTGCCATTGGGAGACATTTGTTGGCGTACAGAGGGCCGGCGCGACTGCAGAACTCACCACTTCGTCAAGAGGGCTGTTTTAGATCAGAGCAAACACAAACTCCTTCGGTTTGCCAAAACTCCTGCACGGCCAGACCCACCATGGCCCAGGGGGTGGAGAGGATTTTGTGGACAGTAGGTGCTGTGGTCATGGCCTTCTTTCTCTGCTGGTTCCCCTTTCATTGTGTgacctttttaaacattttgcatgAAGTCGGATGGCTGGACAGCTGCTGGGTAACCTGGACCATCAGAAACCTGACCCCACTCACCCTTTGCCTCGGCTTCTCTAACTCCGCCATCAATCCCGTGCTCTACTGCTTCGTCGGTAACCATTTCCGGGGCCGTCTCGGGGATCTCTGCAAAGGCCTGTGTGCTTGTTTGAAAGCCCATGGGGAGCAACACAGTGGGAAAAGAGACTCTTTCAGCACCAGGCTGAGCTCCTTCTCTAGGAAACTGAGTGACCTTAAAGACCTGGCGATCGTGGATACCTCAGTTTCCCCGTAA
- the sh2d1ab gene encoding SH2 domain-containing protein 1A, giving the protein MENLAVYHGPIGKEEGERRLGQDGRDGCYLVRDSDSVPGVFCLCVLCKGFVYTYRLHKDEAGSWAAETSPGVPKRYFRQIKNLIAAFQKRGQGLAMPLLYPVTAQRRAQTHTEPQTPGNGLSPTLGTHSPRLQQPTTPGARDRKNGSKKEVAQAFG; this is encoded by the exons ATGGAGAACCTGGCGGTCTACCATGGACCCATCGGCAAGGAGGAGGGCGAGAGGCGGCTGGGCCAGGACGGGAGGGACGGGTGTTACTTAGTACGTGACAGCGACTCTGTGCCAGGAGTCTTCTGCCTGTGTGTGCT GTGCAAGGGATTCGTCTACACGTACAGACTCCACAAGGACGAGGCGGGCTCGTGGGCTGCAGAA ACAAGCCCCGGCGTGCCGAAGCGCTACTTCCGGCAAATCAAGAACCTGATAGCAGCCTTCCAGAAGCGGGGACAGGGACTTGCCATGCCTCTGCTCTACCCCGTGACGGCTCAGAGGCGGGCGCAGACGCACACGGAGCCCCAGACGCCCGGTAACGGCCTCTCGCCGACGCTCGGCACCCACAGCCCCCGTCTGCAGCAGCCGACGACGCCCGGCGCTCGGGACCGGAAAAACGGCAGCAAGAAGGAGGTGGCACAAGCTTTTGGttag